In Thermithiobacillus tepidarius DSM 3134, the genomic window ATGAAACCGGCAAATTGCTGCCGCTGCCGGCCATCGCCGGCTACGTGCAGGCCTTCCTGCGCTTTGCCACCACCTATCCGCAGATGCGCTTCCGCGTCACCCGCCTGGCTGCTGGCAGAGGAGGGTACCGCGATGAAGAAATGGCGCCTCTTTTCGCCGGCGCGCCCGCCAATTGCCGGTTGCCGCCGGCCTGGCAGCGCCACCTGTCGGCGGGCAAGCGGAGGCGTGGATGAGCAAGCCGGCCTGCCATGATGGCGAGCCGCGCCCGGAACCCAGCGCAGGAGCATGTGCCATGACGAGCCATCCCGAGAAGAGCGCTTTCCCCGTGAGTCAGGTCCAACGCGCCCGAACAGATCCAGGCATCCCTGATCCGGGACTGCCACGCCAGCCTCGAGTGCCGGCTCCATGACGACGCCCTGGTCGACAAATACAGCTTTTTCATTTTCGAAGTGGTCAAGGCGCATGTCGCCGCGTCACCACAGCACCCGAAGACGCTGCGTTACACCGGCGATGGCATGTTCATGCTCTCCGGCAGGATCATCAGCCGGCGGTCCCTGTTTCGCCCGGACATGCTGCAAGCGGCCGGCGCTCGCGGCGGGAACCGGAGCGGGAGCGGACCGGCTTTCGCATGTTGCGGCTTGTTAAAGAATGTCTTTCCTGCCGAAGGCCCCCTTGAAAGCACATGCGCAATCCACAATAAAGGATGCGATGCACATCAAGCTCCCATCCCTTCAAGCGGAGGATTCCATGACGCCGAGCGAAAAAGAACGTGTTTCCGCCTTTCTCAAGCAACTGACCCAAGCCCACGGTCTGGTCAAGGACCCGGAAGCGGACGCCATGATCCGCGATGCCTTCGCCCAGCAGCCGGATGCCCCCTATCTGGTCGTGCTCAAGGCCATGCTCCTGGAGCAGGCCCTTGAGCAGGCCCGGGCCCAGCTCGCGCAAATGCAGAGCCGAACGGCCCAGGCGCAGTCCTTCCTGGCCGGCAGCCCGTGGGATGCGCCCGCTGCCGGTCAAGCCCCCGCCGCTCAAGCGCCGTTCAGGCCTCAGTATCAGCCCCAGGCCCAAACCCTGTCCGGCGGCATGACGAGCTTTCTGGGCACGGCCGCTTCCTTGGCGGCGGGCGTGGCTGGCGGCGCGTTGCTCTTCGAGGGCATCGAAAGCCTGCTCGGGCACCACGGCGCCGGCGGCCTGTTCGGGCAGAATGCGCCGGCACCGGTGGAGGAGACCATCAACAATTATTACTACGGGGATGACTCGCTGACCGCGGCGGATGCTTCGGACCTGGACATGACGGATTACGGCAACGACGATCCGGGGGACGGCGGAGACGGAA contains:
- a CDS encoding A1S_2505 family phage non-structural protein is translated as MAPSDDSRKEIFVFGADLGGRHSSGDALTALRDHGTVYGRAVGLQGRSYAIPVRDETGKLLPLPAIAGYVQAFLRFATTYPQMRFRVTRLAAGRGGYRDEEMAPLFAGAPANCRLPPAWQRHLSAGKRRRG
- a CDS encoding DUF2076 domain-containing protein yields the protein MTPSEKERVSAFLKQLTQAHGLVKDPEADAMIRDAFAQQPDAPYLVVLKAMLLEQALEQARAQLAQMQSRTAQAQSFLAGSPWDAPAAGQAPAAQAPFRPQYQPQAQTLSGGMTSFLGTAASLAAGVAGGALLFEGIESLLGHHGAGGLFGQNAPAPVEETINNYYYGDDSLTAADASDLDMTDYGNDDPGDGGDGTGWV